One genomic region from Haloprofundus salinisoli encodes:
- the purH gene encoding bifunctional phosphoribosylaminoimidazolecarboxamide formyltransferase/IMP cyclohydrolase yields MLRIAGLASNRGRNLRHIADAVPGGAELSVVLSNRADAPVLDAAAERDVPTESVEREDGESRESHERRILDALDDYEFDLVCLDGYMRVLTSEFLDAAPTTLNVHPSLLPSFPGNDAHEQVLEAGVRTTGCTVHVVTEEVDAGPIVTQEAVPVFEDDDEASLKERVLYDAEFAAYPRAVRWFAEDRVTVDSESGRVAVEGDEGGDLPSRRVVSERRGDTLRYGENPHQDAAVYVDDACEEANVVSAPQLNEGAKALSYNNYNDADGALNLIKEFDEPAAAVIKHTNPAGCATAETLAEAYERALSTDPMSAFGGIVALNRECDAETAELVADSFKEVVVAPGYTDDALSVLTEKKNLRVLDVGELGGISERFTEKPLVGGRLVQERDLWSPTVDDLEVVTEREPTDEQLETMLFAWKVLKHVKSNGILFADGTETVGVGMGQVSRVDAVRLAAMKADEHAEGKSADGAVMASDAFFPFPDGIEEAAEAGIDAVIQPGGSVNDDDVVAAADEHDMVMVFTGRRCFRHD; encoded by the coding sequence ATGCTACGAATCGCGGGTCTGGCGAGCAATCGCGGACGGAACCTTCGACACATCGCGGACGCGGTGCCCGGCGGCGCGGAGTTGAGCGTCGTGCTGTCGAACCGCGCCGACGCGCCGGTGCTGGACGCGGCCGCCGAGCGCGACGTCCCGACCGAGAGCGTCGAACGCGAGGACGGAGAGTCCCGCGAGTCCCACGAGCGTCGCATCCTCGACGCATTGGACGACTACGAGTTCGACCTCGTCTGCCTCGACGGCTACATGCGCGTGCTCACGAGCGAGTTCCTCGACGCCGCGCCGACGACGCTGAACGTCCACCCCTCTCTGCTCCCGTCGTTCCCCGGCAACGACGCCCACGAGCAGGTGCTCGAAGCCGGTGTCCGGACGACCGGCTGTACGGTCCACGTCGTCACCGAGGAAGTCGACGCCGGCCCCATCGTCACGCAGGAAGCGGTTCCCGTCTTCGAGGACGACGACGAGGCGTCGCTGAAAGAGCGCGTGCTGTACGACGCCGAGTTCGCCGCCTACCCCCGCGCAGTTCGCTGGTTCGCCGAGGACCGCGTGACCGTCGACTCGGAGTCGGGTCGCGTCGCAGTCGAGGGCGACGAGGGCGGCGACCTCCCCTCGCGCCGCGTCGTCTCCGAGCGCCGCGGCGACACGCTGCGCTACGGCGAGAACCCGCACCAGGACGCCGCCGTCTACGTCGACGACGCCTGCGAGGAGGCCAACGTCGTGAGCGCCCCGCAGTTGAACGAGGGCGCGAAGGCGCTGTCGTACAACAACTACAACGACGCCGACGGCGCGCTCAACCTCATCAAGGAGTTCGACGAACCCGCGGCGGCGGTCATCAAGCACACCAATCCCGCCGGCTGTGCGACCGCCGAGACGCTCGCGGAGGCGTACGAGCGCGCGCTCTCGACGGATCCGATGAGCGCCTTCGGCGGCATCGTCGCGCTCAACCGCGAGTGCGACGCCGAGACGGCCGAACTCGTCGCCGACTCCTTCAAGGAAGTCGTCGTCGCCCCCGGCTACACCGACGACGCGCTCTCGGTGCTGACCGAGAAGAAGAACCTCCGCGTGCTGGACGTCGGCGAACTCGGCGGGATTTCAGAACGCTTCACCGAGAAACCCCTCGTCGGCGGCCGACTCGTCCAGGAGCGCGACCTGTGGAGTCCGACCGTCGACGACCTCGAAGTCGTCACCGAGCGCGAACCGACGGACGAACAGCTGGAGACGATGCTGTTCGCGTGGAAGGTGCTCAAGCACGTCAAGTCCAACGGCATCCTCTTCGCCGACGGAACGGAGACAGTCGGCGTCGGCATGGGTCAGGTCAGCCGCGTCGACGCCGTCCGCCTGGCGGCGATGAAAGCCGACGAGCACGCAGAGGGCAAATCCGCCGACGGCGCGGTGATGGCCTCCGACGCGTTCTTCCCCTTCCCCGACGGCATCGAGGAGGCTGCCGAAGCCGGGATCGACGCCGTGATTCAGCCCGGCGGGTCGGTCAACGACGACGACGTCGTCGCGGCCGCCGACGAGCACGACATGGTGATGGTGTTCACCGGCCGACGGTGCTTCAGACACGACTGA
- the purB gene encoding adenylosuccinate lyase, whose protein sequence is MTDLSRNDPLSAVSPVDGRYARRTAPLVPYASESALMRARVRVEAEYLVALADLDATPLSLSADERTALGDCYESFDGDDARLVKRLETEGTEEYSATNHDVKAVEYFLRVRLGESPDVDDAERLHPWIHFGLTSEDVNNLAQRLLVKPAVEDVLLPALADVRDELTTLAREHRATPMLARTHGQPATPTTFGKEMAVVAARLGRQMGRVRDASDALSGKLAGASGTYAAHVAAYPGVDWRAFSESFVESLGLRHTALTTQVNPCDDLSTLFDALRGANNVLLDLDRDVWLYVSDRYLGQRTVEGETGSSTMPHKVNPIDFENSEGNLSKANSDLTFLADYVTTSRLQRDLSDSTVKRNIGAAFAHCLIGYGKTETGLGKVVPNEKVMREELEATPEIIGEAVQTILRREGDTEAYERVKELTRGRDVTIEDFRTLFDDLDVSLDVREELRSLSPTGYTGVANGLVDELDGN, encoded by the coding sequence ATGACAGACCTCTCTCGGAACGACCCACTGTCGGCCGTCTCGCCGGTCGACGGGCGGTACGCGCGCCGAACCGCGCCGCTGGTTCCGTACGCCAGCGAGTCGGCGCTGATGCGCGCCCGCGTCCGCGTCGAAGCCGAGTACCTCGTCGCGCTCGCGGACCTCGACGCGACGCCGCTCTCGCTCTCGGCCGACGAACGCACCGCCCTCGGCGACTGCTACGAGTCGTTCGACGGCGACGACGCCCGCCTCGTCAAGCGCCTCGAAACCGAAGGCACCGAGGAGTACTCGGCGACGAACCACGACGTGAAAGCCGTCGAGTACTTCCTGCGGGTTCGACTCGGCGAGTCCCCGGACGTCGACGACGCCGAGCGACTCCACCCGTGGATTCACTTCGGCCTCACGAGCGAGGACGTGAACAACCTCGCGCAGCGACTGCTCGTCAAACCCGCCGTCGAGGACGTGTTGCTCCCGGCGCTCGCAGACGTGCGCGACGAACTGACGACGCTGGCGCGGGAGCACCGCGCGACGCCGATGCTCGCGCGAACCCACGGCCAACCCGCGACGCCGACGACGTTCGGCAAGGAGATGGCCGTCGTCGCCGCGCGCCTCGGCCGGCAGATGGGCCGGGTTCGGGACGCGAGCGACGCGCTTTCGGGGAAACTGGCCGGCGCGTCGGGAACGTATGCTGCCCACGTCGCCGCCTACCCGGGCGTCGACTGGCGCGCCTTCTCCGAATCGTTCGTCGAGTCGCTCGGCCTCCGCCACACGGCGCTGACGACGCAGGTGAACCCCTGCGACGACCTTTCTACCCTTTTCGACGCGCTCCGCGGCGCGAACAACGTTCTCCTCGATTTGGACCGCGACGTGTGGCTCTACGTCTCCGACCGCTACCTCGGTCAGCGAACCGTCGAGGGCGAGACGGGGTCGTCGACGATGCCGCACAAGGTCAACCCCATCGACTTCGAGAACAGCGAGGGGAACCTCTCGAAAGCCAACTCCGACCTGACGTTCCTCGCGGACTACGTTACGACCTCGCGCCTTCAGCGCGACCTCTCGGATTCGACGGTGAAGCGAAACATCGGCGCGGCGTTCGCGCACTGTCTCATCGGCTACGGCAAGACCGAGACCGGACTGGGCAAGGTCGTCCCGAACGAGAAAGTGATGCGTGAGGAACTGGAGGCGACGCCCGAAATCATCGGCGAGGCGGTCCAGACCATCCTCCGGCGCGAGGGCGACACCGAGGCGTACGAACGGGTGAAGGAGCTCACTCGCGGCCGCGACGTGACCATCGAGGACTTCCGCACGCTGTTCGACGACCTCGACGTCTCGCTCGACGTGCGCGAGGAGCTGCGCTCGCTCTCGCCCACCGGCTACACGGGCGTCGCCAACGGCCTCGTCGACGAACTCGACGGGAACTGA
- a CDS encoding zinc ribbon domain-containing protein: MVSDHSPSSAQTRGGCEKCGHDEAMTDSISTTGSGLSKFFDIQTRQFTVVSCTNCGYSELYRGTSSGDVVDIFLG; this comes from the coding sequence ATGGTCTCCGACCACAGCCCATCCAGCGCACAGACCCGCGGCGGGTGCGAGAAATGCGGTCACGACGAAGCGATGACGGACTCGATCTCGACGACCGGCAGCGGCCTCTCGAAGTTCTTCGACATTCAGACGAGACAGTTCACCGTCGTCTCGTGTACGAACTGCGGCTACTCGGAGCTGTATCGAGGAACTTCGAGCGGTGACGTCGTCGATATCTTCCTCGGGTGA
- a CDS encoding zinc ribbon domain-containing protein, with translation MSPRYGTDERIVVTDGGTSTTGGCGKCGGDDAAVGKVATTSPGSSTLLGVEDQTYHVVTCTNCGYSEFYDAFVQPDDEASLVDQFFE, from the coding sequence GTGAGCCCTCGATACGGGACCGACGAGCGAATCGTCGTGACGGACGGCGGAACGAGTACGACCGGCGGGTGCGGGAAATGCGGCGGCGACGACGCCGCCGTGGGGAAGGTCGCGACCACGTCGCCCGGGTCGTCCACCCTCCTCGGCGTCGAAGACCAGACGTACCACGTCGTCACCTGCACCAACTGCGGTTACTCCGAGTTTTATGATGCGTTCGTCCAACCCGACGACGAAGCGTCTCTCGTCGACCAGTTCTTCGAGTGA
- a CDS encoding M20 family metallopeptidase, whose amino-acid sequence MSDDSETQAFDPVEFLDRAVRVESHEDVTAMRELLVETIETRGVDATVDDAGNTLASRGEGVPHIVLNTHIDTVSPHVEYEREGSGDDEVIRGRGSCDAKGPLAALLAGFFAVDVGTGGDSGDGGGKVTLAVTPDEETLSTGAHALDLDGDLYVVGEPTGLDVCTAAKGRFEGTLELSGENAHAAESASGINAVAAAEGALEAVRTYDETVDAAPPTHDQLGAPSLTPTVISGGEATNQLPDECSITVDRRSVPPETAEEFREALEAHVRAHVPEDVGVAFALTERETPFLEAFSTDPDHELVRTLADAAGRGVRPFTAATEASYFSPAPTVVFGPGVLADGEGPVAHADREYVRVSEVRAAADAVTEALGSLLGT is encoded by the coding sequence GTGAGCGACGACTCCGAGACACAGGCGTTCGACCCCGTCGAGTTCCTCGACCGGGCGGTCCGCGTCGAGTCCCACGAGGACGTGACGGCGATGCGCGAGCTGCTCGTCGAGACCATCGAGACACGGGGCGTCGACGCGACGGTCGACGACGCCGGGAACACGCTCGCCTCCCGCGGTGAGGGCGTACCCCATATCGTGCTGAACACGCACATCGACACTGTCTCGCCGCACGTCGAGTACGAGCGCGAGGGCAGCGGCGACGACGAAGTGATTCGCGGCCGCGGGTCGTGCGACGCGAAGGGGCCGCTCGCGGCGCTGCTCGCGGGGTTCTTCGCTGTCGACGTCGGTACTGGTGGCGATAGCGGCGATGGTGGCGGCAAAGTGACGCTCGCGGTCACGCCCGACGAGGAAACGCTATCGACGGGCGCGCACGCGCTCGACCTCGACGGCGACCTGTACGTCGTCGGCGAACCGACCGGCTTGGACGTGTGTACCGCGGCGAAAGGTCGATTCGAGGGAACTCTCGAACTCTCCGGCGAGAACGCTCACGCCGCCGAATCGGCGTCGGGAATCAACGCCGTCGCCGCCGCGGAAGGCGCGCTCGAAGCGGTTCGGACTTACGACGAAACCGTCGACGCCGCGCCGCCGACGCACGACCAACTCGGCGCGCCCTCTTTGACGCCGACGGTCATCTCCGGCGGTGAAGCGACGAACCAACTGCCGGACGAGTGTTCGATTACCGTCGACCGCCGGAGCGTCCCGCCGGAGACGGCGGAGGAATTTCGAGAAGCGCTCGAAGCGCACGTCCGAGCGCACGTCCCCGAGGACGTGGGCGTCGCGTTCGCGCTCACCGAGCGCGAGACGCCCTTCTTGGAGGCCTTCTCGACCGACCCCGACCACGAACTCGTCCGGACGCTCGCCGACGCCGCCGGGCGGGGCGTTCGTCCGTTTACCGCCGCGACGGAGGCGTCGTACTTCTCGCCCGCACCGACGGTCGTGTTCGGCCCCGGTGTCCTCGCCGACGGCGAGGGACCGGTGGCGCACGCCGACCGCGAGTACGTGCGGGTCAGTGAGGTTCGAGCGGCCGCAGATGCGGTGACGGAGGCGCTTGGGTCGCTACTCGGCACGTAA